One stretch of Akkermansia sp. RCC_12PD DNA includes these proteins:
- a CDS encoding TfoX/Sxy family protein — protein sequence MASSPDFVEYVCFQLRHAGEISFKKMFGEYGLYCDRKYFGLVCDNQLFVKVTVPGLEMLPEQEQGSPYPGAKPHFLMMELDDDQALSSFVRKTCSVLSAPDVLSGGKKNKTFGSKRNRRS from the coding sequence ATGGCCTCGTCTCCGGATTTTGTAGAGTATGTTTGTTTCCAGCTCCGGCATGCAGGGGAGATTTCCTTCAAAAAAATGTTTGGAGAATACGGTCTGTACTGTGACCGGAAATATTTCGGTCTGGTATGCGACAACCAGTTGTTTGTAAAGGTGACGGTTCCGGGGCTGGAGATGCTTCCGGAACAAGAGCAGGGCAGTCCCTATCCTGGAGCCAAACCACATTTCCTGATGATGGAACTGGACGATGACCAGGCGCTTTCCTCTTTTGTCCGGAAAACTTGTTCGGTTCTTTCGGCTCCCGACGTTTTATCCGGCGGTAAGAAGAATAAAACTTTCGGATCAAAAAGAAACAGGCGTTCGTGA
- a CDS encoding tyrosine-type recombinase/integrase has translation MSKPFYKGRLSINKEKSSPYWMVTFQGPDGKMKRRSTKVPVNGGEFEGDRITAKLAERIAYQRGVQIACAEAENHQSYNNTSVRAWCDGFVGRKAALVSEQTAYNARTACKHFYEYLGARANAPLRLITKADIKGFVAARRELVRQKTVYKDMSVLSQAFADAVDSEVIDRNPCTGVSIPPDRAGEKLHKEAFTIDEIRYMIEHFPPLWSSAVRCSFETFGQRLGDILRLNWNQFDWERRVVRFDTGKTGRWMDQPMREGFYQWALARWKEAGEPADELLHAPLLALGDGASAQFGLLLRTHGIGVVHGAAGGRRRRMNSKSFHSIRATAATLLQASGVSQGLAMELVGHDSSAVHAVYIRPSADQLRSAAESLPEL, from the coding sequence ATGAGTAAGCCTTTTTACAAGGGGCGTCTGTCCATCAACAAGGAAAAATCCTCCCCCTATTGGATGGTGACATTTCAGGGGCCGGACGGCAAGATGAAGCGCCGTTCCACGAAAGTTCCTGTGAATGGCGGAGAATTTGAAGGAGACCGGATCACGGCCAAACTGGCGGAACGTATCGCCTACCAGCGGGGCGTGCAGATAGCCTGCGCGGAAGCGGAAAACCATCAATCATACAACAACACCTCCGTTCGTGCCTGGTGTGACGGATTTGTAGGGCGCAAGGCGGCTCTTGTCTCCGAGCAGACGGCCTACAACGCTAGAACCGCCTGCAAGCATTTTTACGAGTATCTGGGAGCGCGGGCGAATGCTCCGCTTCGCCTGATCACCAAGGCAGACATCAAGGGGTTTGTGGCTGCACGCCGCGAGCTGGTGCGGCAGAAGACTGTGTACAAAGATATGTCCGTTCTTTCCCAGGCATTCGCCGACGCCGTGGATTCCGAAGTGATTGACCGCAATCCGTGCACCGGCGTTTCCATTCCCCCGGACCGCGCCGGGGAAAAGCTGCACAAGGAAGCCTTCACCATTGACGAGATCCGCTACATGATTGAACACTTCCCTCCCCTGTGGAGTTCCGCTGTGCGTTGCTCGTTTGAGACCTTCGGGCAGCGGCTGGGGGATATTCTACGCCTCAACTGGAATCAGTTTGACTGGGAGCGCCGCGTCGTGCGCTTTGACACTGGGAAGACGGGGCGCTGGATGGATCAGCCCATGAGGGAGGGCTTTTACCAGTGGGCGCTCGCCCGCTGGAAGGAAGCCGGGGAACCGGCGGACGAACTGCTTCACGCGCCCCTTCTGGCCCTGGGGGATGGAGCTTCCGCCCAGTTCGGATTGTTATTGAGAACGCACGGCATCGGCGTGGTGCACGGCGCTGCCGGCGGCCGCAGACGGAGGATGAACAGCAAGTCCTTCCACAGCATCAGGGCCACGGCGGCCACGTTGTTGCAGGCTTCCGGCGTTTCCCAGGGGCTGGCCATGGAGCTGGTGGGACATGATTCATCCGCCGTGCATGCGGTTTATATCCGTCCTTCCGCGGACCAGCTACGTTCTGCAGCCGAATCCCTGCCGGAACTTTAA
- a CDS encoding portal protein has protein sequence MEVRDYIALAENLRTERAAFEGGWDEMRRIIMPRATGNAHPDSVPDNGGGLEHSDVANTCLKKLASAHLTYITPLDRRWFTLRPVGYQKDGNQLLNDWYSKATEVKERELAVSNFYSVMHEVYLDRCLTGTGCMFAEMSLNKQLIFRHIPTGTYAIAESESGDVDTLVRWFRLTAHQAAQKWGEEALGPKVRRALKDQKRRYTDSFEFVQCVLPNPKGRLLSNNLPAKKRPWQDVIVSLDDKRIVFESGFYEFPFLVTRFLRWGDSPYGVSPAWHARRTIRMAIDMEKILYTLGQVKAYPRLFLLAEQYGDVDLRAGGQTVISEKAASLKLPQEWGTQGQYDIGLEYLRGLYAKIEEAFYVPMLETVSRIDRQMTATEVAAREAEKVLGFTPSFTLFVSDFRAMCQRIMALLYRAGKMPDPVPGVFEVNRRGAPTRLAVPQVLFMGKIAQAIARTQTDGLMTALESIGTLSQLTGRPELLDIVNLNKAGELIYDSKGAPMECKATEEELKKKEDERKQQQEAALQAMLAEQSSVANRNNAQAQQALQAS, from the coding sequence ATGGAGGTACGCGATTATATTGCACTGGCAGAGAATCTGCGCACGGAACGCGCTGCTTTTGAAGGCGGCTGGGACGAGATGCGCCGCATCATCATGCCCAGGGCTACGGGCAATGCCCATCCAGACAGCGTACCGGATAACGGCGGCGGCCTGGAGCATAGCGATGTTGCCAATACCTGCCTGAAAAAGCTGGCGTCCGCCCACCTGACGTACATCACGCCATTGGACAGGCGCTGGTTCACGTTGCGCCCTGTCGGGTATCAGAAGGATGGGAATCAGCTACTGAATGACTGGTACAGCAAGGCTACGGAAGTGAAGGAGAGGGAACTTGCCGTTTCCAATTTCTACAGCGTCATGCACGAGGTTTACCTGGACCGATGCCTGACGGGGACCGGCTGCATGTTCGCCGAGATGAGTCTTAACAAGCAGCTGATTTTCCGGCACATTCCCACGGGCACTTATGCCATTGCGGAGTCGGAGTCCGGAGATGTGGACACATTGGTGCGCTGGTTCAGGCTAACCGCCCACCAAGCCGCGCAGAAGTGGGGAGAAGAAGCGCTGGGGCCCAAGGTCAGGAGAGCCTTGAAAGACCAAAAGCGACGGTACACGGATTCTTTCGAGTTTGTGCAGTGCGTGCTTCCCAATCCGAAGGGCAGGCTGCTTTCCAATAATCTGCCAGCCAAGAAGAGGCCATGGCAGGATGTGATTGTTTCCCTGGACGATAAGAGGATTGTGTTTGAGAGCGGTTTTTACGAGTTTCCGTTCCTGGTGACACGTTTCCTGCGCTGGGGCGATAGTCCTTATGGGGTGAGTCCGGCATGGCACGCCCGGCGTACCATCCGCATGGCTATTGATATGGAGAAGATTCTTTATACGCTGGGGCAGGTGAAAGCGTATCCGAGGCTTTTCCTGCTGGCCGAGCAGTACGGAGACGTGGATTTGAGGGCTGGAGGACAGACAGTTATTTCCGAGAAGGCGGCTTCCCTCAAACTTCCCCAAGAGTGGGGGACGCAGGGGCAGTATGATATTGGTCTTGAGTATCTGCGCGGCCTGTACGCCAAGATTGAAGAGGCTTTTTACGTTCCCATGCTGGAGACCGTTTCCCGTATTGACCGCCAGATGACGGCCACGGAGGTGGCGGCCCGGGAAGCCGAGAAGGTTCTTGGATTTACCCCTTCTTTTACACTGTTTGTGTCTGATTTCCGGGCGATGTGCCAACGTATTATGGCCTTGCTGTACCGGGCAGGGAAGATGCCGGATCCGGTGCCGGGGGTGTTTGAGGTTAACCGGAGGGGAGCGCCCACCAGATTGGCTGTACCTCAAGTGCTGTTCATGGGCAAGATTGCCCAGGCGATTGCCCGGACGCAGACGGACGGCCTGATGACGGCTCTTGAGTCCATTGGCACTTTGTCACAGCTGACCGGGCGGCCGGAGTTGCTGGATATTGTGAATCTCAATAAGGCGGGGGAATTGATTTACGATTCCAAGGGCGCTCCGATGGAGTGCAAGGCGACGGAGGAAGAGCTGAAGAAGAAGGAGGACGAGAGAAAACAGCAGCAGGAAGCCGCCCTGCAGGCGATGCTGGCGGAACAGTCCTCCGTAGCAAATAGGAATAACGCCCAGGCACAGCAGGCTTTACAAGCATCATGA
- a CDS encoding N-acetylmuramoyl-L-alanine amidase, with protein sequence MNIALDIGHANNTGSRGNGLEEHATAKTIADHLAPMLRAQGHNVEIIDFPRMDNDDDLAHTVRVINTGCFDISISLHCDSSDSATACGAHVCHHRNYHGDGSYTDSARGKALAKAIAGPLCKLMPGRTDHVQARPDRSCRPNKSSLYVLRKTVPPAVLVECGFLTNPGDASVLRDTPGAIARAIAQGVDAYTLNQ encoded by the coding sequence ATGAATATCGCTTTAGACATCGGACATGCCAACAATACCGGCTCCCGCGGCAACGGCCTGGAAGAACACGCCACGGCCAAAACTATCGCCGACCATCTGGCCCCCATGCTGAGAGCCCAAGGGCACAACGTGGAAATCATCGACTTCCCCCGTATGGACAACGACGATGACCTTGCCCATACCGTCAGGGTCATCAATACCGGATGCTTCGACATTTCCATTTCCCTTCACTGTGATTCTTCGGATTCTGCCACAGCCTGCGGGGCGCACGTCTGCCACCACCGCAATTACCACGGCGACGGTTCTTACACGGATTCTGCGCGGGGCAAAGCATTGGCCAAAGCCATTGCCGGGCCTCTCTGCAAGCTCATGCCGGGCCGCACTGACCATGTTCAGGCACGCCCTGACCGCTCCTGCCGGCCCAATAAGTCCAGCCTCTATGTGCTTCGTAAGACCGTGCCGCCCGCCGTGCTGGTGGAGTGTGGCTTTCTGACCAACCCTGGAGACGCTTCCGTGTTGCGCGACACCCCCGGCGCCATTGCCCGCGCTATTGCACAAGGCGTGGACGCCTACACCCTCAACCAGTAA
- a CDS encoding terminase small subunit, with amino-acid sequence MKREGNKSKATEKKKEFARLVVEAKLSKADAYRKAYNRKDLSTDAANKAAYRLSKDDVVVRMTDELNKQLDKSTVLTKQQRMEWLSRVVMTPIGDIDKSSELCQEYSCGEDGMKFKMPSKIAAISELNKMDGAYTPQKMEVDAGENFMSLLASLPFDPPVKSGKK; translated from the coding sequence ATGAAGAGAGAGGGTAACAAATCCAAGGCAACGGAGAAGAAGAAGGAGTTTGCACGGCTTGTGGTGGAAGCAAAATTGTCCAAGGCGGACGCATACCGCAAGGCGTACAATCGCAAGGATTTAAGCACTGATGCGGCAAATAAGGCGGCCTACAGATTGTCCAAAGATGATGTAGTTGTGCGGATGACCGACGAGTTGAACAAGCAGTTGGATAAATCCACAGTGCTGACCAAGCAGCAGCGCATGGAGTGGCTTTCCCGTGTTGTGATGACTCCCATCGGTGATATTGATAAATCGTCAGAGCTTTGTCAGGAGTATTCCTGTGGCGAAGATGGCATGAAATTCAAGATGCCGTCAAAAATTGCAGCCATTTCTGAGCTCAATAAGATGGATGGAGCTTACACGCCACAGAAGATGGAAGTAGATGCAGGAGAGAACTTTATGAGTCTTTTGGCATCCCTGCCTTTTGATCCTCCCGTGAAGTCCGGCAAAAAGTAG
- a CDS encoding class I SAM-dependent methyltransferase — translation MKAVLDACCGSRMFWFNRRHPDVVFMDQRNESHTLCDGRTLEIKPDVVGDFREMPFSDGTFRLVVFDPPHLIHAGESSWLAKKYGKLDRKTWREDLKAGFRECFRVLEPGGILVFKWCEDQVSTADVLKLASHEPLFGHRRGKTVFLVFMKSTTPN, via the coding sequence ATGAAAGCCGTGCTTGACGCCTGCTGCGGCTCCCGAATGTTCTGGTTTAACCGCCGCCATCCTGACGTGGTGTTCATGGACCAGAGGAATGAATCCCATACTCTTTGCGACGGGCGCACCCTGGAAATCAAGCCGGACGTCGTCGGAGACTTCCGGGAGATGCCCTTCAGCGACGGGACGTTCCGCCTTGTCGTGTTCGATCCTCCCCACCTGATTCATGCCGGGGAATCATCCTGGCTGGCCAAGAAGTACGGCAAGCTGGACCGGAAGACCTGGCGGGAGGATTTGAAAGCCGGGTTCAGGGAGTGCTTCCGGGTCCTGGAGCCGGGCGGCATTCTGGTGTTCAAGTGGTGTGAGGATCAGGTCAGCACGGCAGATGTGCTGAAGCTGGCCAGCCATGAGCCTTTGTTCGGACACCGCCGCGGGAAGACCGTCTTTCTTGTATTCATGAAATCTACAACCCCCAACTGA
- a CDS encoding DNA cytosine methyltransferase, protein MKYLSVCSGIEAASVAWASLGWDPVAFSEIEPFPSAVLAERFPDVPNLGDMTKYHEWNIPAIDLMVGGTPCQAFSVAGKRGSLADDRGNLCLTFCRMADHFSPKWVLWENVPGVLSTPDNAFGCFLGALCGADAPVIPPGGGRKHPNSGVVSGPKRTVAWRVLDAQWHRVPQRRKRVFVLAVAGAGNWASADALLPVGERVPGNLEACRQAWKEAAGNAGSRFEGSHWDGGRVHPTLYAHKSGVGMSDQEIFRQRGAYLVPDVAPTLDASYGDKWTGDQYCFRDGFFVYENHAQDSRVREMGDVCSTVSAKYGTGGGNTPIVVFTQNDAGRDAAVDVAPTLRSGHGGGAVNQCVCLPVDIRNAIRQSDNDVTGKGWGDVGDPMYTLTAGGKIPDVCYGLYENQRAEMRLYDGVQPTVSCGGGKAGQGNNMILVCNPVYHFVVRRLTPRECERLQGFPDDWTLIPWRGKPAEDCPDSHRYKAVGNSMAVPVMWYIGRRIQIVERRMAA, encoded by the coding sequence ATGAAATACCTTTCCGTTTGCTCCGGCATTGAAGCCGCCTCCGTGGCGTGGGCATCCCTTGGATGGGACCCCGTGGCATTTTCAGAAATCGAACCCTTTCCGTCCGCCGTACTCGCCGAGCGGTTCCCGGACGTTCCCAACCTCGGCGATATGACCAAATACCATGAATGGAACATACCAGCAATTGACCTTATGGTCGGAGGAACCCCCTGCCAGGCATTCAGTGTCGCCGGAAAGCGAGGCTCCCTCGCCGACGACCGGGGAAACCTCTGCCTTACCTTCTGCCGCATGGCAGACCATTTCTCCCCTAAATGGGTGCTGTGGGAAAACGTCCCCGGAGTCTTATCTACGCCGGATAATGCGTTTGGATGCTTCCTGGGCGCTCTTTGCGGAGCTGACGCCCCCGTCATCCCTCCAGGGGGAGGGAGGAAGCACCCAAATAGCGGTGTGGTGTCCGGGCCAAAAAGAACCGTGGCATGGAGGGTGCTTGACGCCCAATGGCACCGAGTTCCCCAGCGACGAAAACGTGTGTTTGTCCTGGCTGTGGCAGGTGCTGGAAACTGGGCCAGTGCCGACGCGCTATTACCTGTCGGCGAACGCGTGCCGGGGAATCTTGAGGCGTGCCGCCAAGCGTGGAAAGAAGCTGCCGGAAATGCTGGAAGCCGCTTTGAAGGCTCGCATTGGGATGGAGGAAGAGTCCACCCTACCTTGTACGCCCACAAGTCAGGAGTCGGCATGAGCGACCAGGAGATTTTCAGGCAGCGGGGGGCTTATCTGGTGCCCGATGTGGCTCCCACCCTTGACGCCAGCTATGGCGACAAATGGACAGGCGATCAGTATTGTTTCCGTGATGGATTTTTTGTCTATGAAAATCACGCCCAGGATTCACGCGTCCGTGAAATGGGTGATGTCTGCTCCACGGTGTCGGCCAAGTACGGCACGGGGGGCGGAAATACGCCGATTGTGGTATTTACCCAAAACGACGCGGGACGGGACGCCGCTGTTGACGTTGCTCCGACATTGCGGAGCGGGCATGGCGGCGGAGCCGTCAATCAATGCGTTTGTCTCCCTGTGGACATACGCAACGCCATACGGCAGAGCGATAACGACGTGACCGGGAAAGGCTGGGGAGACGTGGGAGACCCCATGTACACCTTGACGGCCGGCGGGAAGATCCCCGACGTGTGTTATGGACTCTATGAAAACCAGAGGGCGGAAATGAGGCTCTACGATGGAGTACAGCCGACAGTCTCATGCGGAGGAGGAAAGGCCGGGCAAGGCAACAATATGATATTAGTATGCAACCCCGTTTACCACTTCGTCGTGCGCCGCCTGACGCCGCGGGAATGCGAGCGTTTGCAGGGCTTCCCGGATGACTGGACGCTGATACCGTGGCGGGGCAAACCTGCCGAGGATTGCCCGGACAGTCACCGCTATAAGGCCGTGGGAAACAGCATGGCCGTGCCCGTCATGTGGTATATCGGGCGCAGAATTCAAATCGTGGAAAGGAGGATGGCGGCATGA
- a CDS encoding ASCH domain-containing protein, whose product MINILLSVRQPFSGLILDGKKTIELRKNHPKISTKDDITLWIYESGKGGEHAIVGKCRYSGYASVSELLDFRVIEWVVSQARVEKDHLMNYAPCYGWLVRKPVRLPAAVPLSAIGMTRPPQSWQYITDEQAEMLERRMK is encoded by the coding sequence ATGATTAACATCCTCTTATCCGTCAGGCAGCCTTTCTCCGGGCTTATCTTGGATGGTAAAAAAACTATTGAGCTTAGGAAAAATCATCCAAAAATCAGTACAAAAGATGATATAACTTTGTGGATTTACGAATCAGGTAAAGGCGGAGAACACGCAATAGTCGGGAAGTGCCGTTATTCAGGGTATGCAAGTGTTTCCGAGTTATTGGATTTCCGCGTTATTGAATGGGTTGTCTCGCAGGCGCGGGTTGAAAAAGATCATCTTATGAACTATGCCCCTTGTTATGGCTGGCTTGTGAGAAAGCCCGTGAGGCTGCCCGCCGCCGTGCCGCTCTCTGCCATCGGCATGACCCGTCCGCCGCAGTCCTGGCAGTACATCACTGACGAGCAAGCGGAGATGCTGGAAAGGAGAATGAAATGA
- a CDS encoding PD-(D/E)XK nuclease-like domain-containing protein: MNVLDLSGFTASGVAYGRVDNPQAYHDSKKGIPHCVSKSMLMDFARNPYKWKYRQDEGIEKVSLGFRFGSLVDCLALTPEQFQNSYLVEEWQPGVNKNGSVSKTKQDDGQAARWAAFADRGGAVLTPEEYAEAQKAVGIFNDYLKTEHGLVLGESFESQVAMYKTLLIEYAPDKPPVPITITGMIDILPHDIDLPIIDMKTTSTPVEDSGLIDRDMARYGYGWQAALYCDLYEAIFGIRRDFMFEFMESVAPYCISEVRMDQEALEHYRGQYMAALRQFAECVATGIYPGAVVLPRYYRIPRWERKLEGGAA, translated from the coding sequence GTGAATGTTTTAGATTTATCGGGTTTTACAGCTTCCGGCGTGGCTTATGGCCGGGTGGATAACCCCCAGGCGTACCACGATTCCAAGAAGGGTATTCCTCATTGCGTTTCCAAGTCCATGCTGATGGATTTTGCCCGGAATCCCTATAAATGGAAGTACCGGCAGGATGAAGGAATTGAGAAGGTTTCCCTGGGGTTCCGGTTTGGCAGTTTGGTGGATTGTCTGGCCCTGACGCCGGAGCAGTTCCAGAACTCCTATCTGGTGGAGGAATGGCAACCGGGGGTGAACAAGAACGGCTCCGTGTCCAAGACAAAGCAGGACGACGGGCAAGCAGCTCGCTGGGCGGCGTTTGCCGACCGTGGGGGAGCCGTGTTGACGCCGGAAGAATACGCCGAAGCACAGAAGGCCGTGGGGATTTTCAATGACTATTTGAAGACGGAACACGGCTTGGTGCTGGGGGAATCGTTTGAATCCCAAGTGGCGATGTACAAAACGCTGCTCATTGAATATGCACCGGACAAGCCGCCGGTTCCGATCACGATCACGGGCATGATTGACATTCTGCCCCATGATATCGATTTGCCGATCATCGACATGAAGACGACCTCCACGCCCGTGGAAGATTCCGGCCTGATTGATAGAGACATGGCCCGCTACGGTTACGGCTGGCAGGCTGCCTTGTACTGCGATTTGTATGAGGCGATCTTTGGCATACGCCGTGATTTCATGTTCGAATTTATGGAGTCTGTGGCCCCTTACTGCATTTCCGAGGTCCGGATGGACCAGGAGGCCCTGGAGCATTACCGGGGGCAGTATATGGCCGCCCTGCGCCAGTTCGCCGAGTGCGTGGCGACGGGGATTTATCCGGGGGCCGTGGTTCTGCCGCGGTATTACCGCATCCCGCGTTGGGAACGCAAATTGGAAGGAGGTGCGGCATGA
- a CDS encoding phage regulatory protein/antirepressor Ant produces the protein MNESATLHHLYMNTQNHITAPSSLGLSVREGKVVVSSRDVADKFGKLHKDILKAVKNLDCSTSFTERNFAPSEYTDSTGRKLPEVLMTRDGFTFLAMGFTGAKAAQFKEAYIAEFNRMEAELNSKMNPEQLLQNPDFLIQTLTTLKEERQKRKALEVNAEKNAPYVIYGKSVEVAEGSKLVRTYAKLLTQAGMIIGERRLFALLRELGILGKTGKGNNEPNQHCIEMGYFRVSITTFTRTNGVKESSVTPYLTPKGRIWLTNKFYKLWNTTPEVFTPFVGKGSCLRPDMKDYIAYADVED, from the coding sequence ATGAACGAAAGCGCAACGCTCCACCATTTATATATGAACACTCAAAATCACATCACCGCCCCGTCTTCCCTGGGGCTCTCCGTCCGTGAAGGCAAGGTCGTCGTCTCCAGCCGGGACGTGGCCGACAAGTTCGGAAAGCTTCACAAGGATATTCTCAAAGCCGTCAAAAACCTTGATTGCTCAACGAGTTTCACTGAGCGCAATTTTGCGCCCAGTGAATATACAGACTCCACGGGACGAAAACTTCCCGAAGTTCTGATGACTCGCGACGGCTTCACCTTCCTTGCCATGGGATTCACCGGCGCGAAGGCAGCCCAATTCAAGGAAGCCTACATTGCCGAGTTCAACCGGATGGAAGCTGAATTGAATAGCAAGATGAATCCTGAACAGCTTTTACAGAATCCCGACTTTCTTATTCAAACACTCACGACCCTTAAAGAAGAAAGGCAAAAGAGAAAAGCTCTTGAAGTCAACGCAGAGAAGAATGCTCCTTACGTGATTTATGGAAAGTCCGTAGAGGTTGCAGAAGGTAGCAAACTGGTGAGGACTTATGCAAAATTACTTACCCAGGCAGGAATGATTATCGGAGAAAGACGGCTTTTCGCTCTTCTCCGAGAGCTTGGTATCCTTGGCAAAACCGGCAAGGGTAACAACGAACCTAATCAGCACTGCATTGAGATGGGATATTTCCGGGTTTCTATCACAACTTTTACCAGAACAAACGGCGTCAAGGAATCAAGCGTAACGCCCTATCTTACACCCAAGGGCAGAATTTGGCTCACCAATAAGTTCTACAAGCTGTGGAATACGACTCCCGAAGTCTTTACGCCTTTTGTCGGGAAAGGGTCCTGCCTCCGCCCGGATATGAAGGACTATATAGCCTATGCAGACGTGGAGGATTAG
- a CDS encoding S24 family peptidase translates to MTPTKEDIKKWIKASGKSREWVAEQCGVGKRTLDNWLSSARPVPSKVILIIQRLMAEKVSPILPEVELDFTDEEWEVISAAMTSTQQTFMEFINSAFRNALKEFADIALQNAAKEKEAARKQFVPVETFPSIVSTSNERYNLSVIGNIAAGGLQAGDTIPYHITANRPLGKDEYVLRVEGKSMEPIIPDGALVIMRKHTIPPVPKVGTIVEYYDERGVTLKKLARKKNPETGKMDYVLHPLNPKFGDIEPMDGGKISGVYVETLEKWEKV, encoded by the coding sequence ATGACGCCAACAAAAGAGGATATAAAAAAATGGATTAAAGCCTCCGGCAAATCTCGTGAATGGGTCGCGGAACAATGCGGAGTCGGTAAAAGGACGCTCGATAACTGGTTAAGTTCAGCTCGCCCCGTTCCTTCAAAAGTTATTTTGATCATTCAGCGTCTCATGGCAGAAAAGGTCTCTCCCATCCTTCCCGAGGTAGAACTTGATTTTACAGATGAAGAATGGGAGGTGATAAGTGCGGCCATGACCTCCACCCAGCAAACATTCATGGAGTTCATCAATAGTGCGTTCCGTAACGCACTCAAAGAGTTCGCAGATATAGCGCTTCAAAACGCAGCCAAAGAAAAAGAAGCAGCCCGCAAGCAGTTTGTCCCGGTGGAAACATTCCCTTCTATAGTGTCAACCAGCAACGAAAGGTACAATCTGTCCGTGATCGGCAATATCGCTGCTGGCGGATTGCAAGCTGGTGACACCATTCCTTATCACATCACCGCAAACCGCCCTCTCGGCAAGGATGAATATGTCCTGCGTGTAGAAGGAAAATCTATGGAACCCATTATCCCAGACGGGGCCCTTGTCATTATGCGTAAGCACACCATCCCACCGGTTCCCAAAGTGGGAACAATCGTGGAATACTACGATGAACGAGGAGTAACACTTAAAAAGCTGGCCCGGAAAAAGAATCCGGAAACTGGGAAGATGGACTACGTCCTGCATCCCCTCAATCCAAAATTCGGGGATATTGAACCAATGGACGGGGGCAAAATCTCCGGTGTGTATGTAGAAACCCTCGAGAAATGGGAAAAGGTGTAA